A part of Candidatus Lernaella stagnicola genomic DNA contains:
- a CDS encoding OPT family oligopeptide transporter, producing MIKQLDEEQLRTMTLEEKDRWWLANCWKGDMPQLTLRSALTGMFLGGILSLTNLYVGIKTGWTLGVGITSVILAFAMFKVFTKLHLAKTDITLLENNAMQSIATAAGYMTGPLISSLTAYMMVTGRIVPLYQTMTWMVAVSLLGVLFAFPLKKRFINDEQLPFPEGKACGYVMDGLHSDDKAEGDLKTKILAITSSASFVYAIWRSEAILGLIKLKILAIPGFVDDFIYNLGLVPTLMGTKLSDLTIRMETDVVMVAAGGLMGIRVGVSLLIGAVVNYFILAPVLIKHGIILPNDAGVIGFRQISMWSLWGGVAMMTSASLFSFFSKPKMILASFAGLLKRGKSVDVLKDIELPMKVFVIGIPLMGFTTVVLTHYYFGVHWVMGAIAIPLIFVFTLIAVTSTGLTSITPTGALGKLTQLTYAVLEPGNISTNIMTAGINGEVAGNASNLLMDIKPGYMLGAKPRHQAMGHVLGIIAGSLVAPPVFYALFKGDLGNLGTEQLPMIAAQIWVGVAKILTKGLSFLDVTARWAILIGLILGVGGEVARSASKGKFWISPVGIGLAFILPFFTSLSMFLGGLIFWIAGKSINKESKWHKYIVENSETICAGVIAGGAIAGIIVILVEQAIGGGG from the coding sequence ATGATCAAGCAATTGGACGAAGAACAACTCCGTACGATGACGTTAGAGGAAAAGGACCGCTGGTGGCTGGCCAACTGTTGGAAAGGCGACATGCCGCAGTTGACCCTGCGTTCGGCCCTGACGGGCATGTTCCTGGGCGGCATTCTTTCTCTTACCAATCTCTACGTCGGCATCAAGACGGGTTGGACGCTCGGCGTGGGCATCACGTCGGTCATCTTGGCCTTTGCGATGTTCAAAGTGTTCACCAAGCTGCACCTGGCCAAGACGGATATCACGCTGCTGGAAAACAACGCCATGCAGTCCATCGCCACGGCCGCGGGCTACATGACCGGTCCGCTGATTTCCAGTCTTACGGCCTATATGATGGTGACCGGACGCATCGTGCCGCTCTATCAAACCATGACGTGGATGGTTGCCGTCTCGCTGTTGGGCGTGCTATTTGCGTTCCCGCTTAAGAAACGTTTCATCAACGACGAGCAACTTCCTTTCCCCGAGGGCAAAGCCTGCGGGTACGTCATGGACGGCCTACACTCCGACGACAAGGCCGAAGGGGATCTGAAAACGAAAATTCTCGCCATTACCAGCAGCGCGAGTTTCGTTTACGCCATCTGGCGGTCGGAAGCAATTCTAGGCTTGATCAAGCTGAAAATCCTGGCCATTCCGGGATTTGTCGACGACTTCATTTACAATCTCGGCCTCGTACCCACCCTCATGGGCACGAAGTTGTCGGACCTGACCATCCGCATGGAAACCGACGTGGTCATGGTCGCCGCCGGCGGCCTGATGGGTATCCGCGTCGGCGTCAGCTTGCTGATCGGCGCCGTCGTCAACTACTTCATCCTCGCGCCGGTTCTCATCAAGCACGGCATCATCCTGCCCAACGACGCCGGAGTGATCGGTTTCCGGCAAATCTCCATGTGGTCGTTGTGGGGCGGCGTGGCGATGATGACCAGCGCTTCGCTGTTCTCGTTCTTCTCCAAGCCAAAGATGATCCTTGCGTCCTTCGCCGGGCTGCTCAAGCGCGGGAAATCGGTCGACGTGCTCAAAGACATCGAGCTGCCGATGAAAGTATTCGTCATCGGCATTCCGCTGATGGGTTTCACGACGGTTGTATTGACCCACTACTACTTCGGCGTGCACTGGGTGATGGGCGCTATCGCTATTCCGCTGATTTTCGTCTTCACGCTGATCGCGGTGACTTCCACGGGCCTCACGTCGATTACCCCCACCGGCGCGCTGGGTAAGCTCACGCAGCTCACTTACGCCGTGCTGGAACCGGGCAACATCTCGACCAACATCATGACCGCCGGCATCAACGGCGAGGTGGCGGGTAACGCCTCCAATCTTCTGATGGATATCAAACCCGGCTACATGCTGGGCGCCAAGCCGCGGCACCAGGCCATGGGTCACGTGCTGGGTATCATCGCCGGATCGCTGGTCGCACCGCCGGTTTTCTACGCCCTGTTCAAGGGCGATTTGGGGAACCTGGGCACCGAGCAACTGCCGATGATCGCCGCGCAAATTTGGGTGGGCGTGGCCAAGATCTTGACCAAGGGCCTGTCCTTCCTGGACGTCACCGCGCGCTGGGCCATCCTCATCGGGTTGATCCTGGGTGTCGGCGGCGAAGTCGCGCGCAGCGCGTCGAAGGGCAAGTTCTGGATTTCGCCGGTCGGCATCGGCCTGGCGTTCATTCTGCCCTTCTTTACGAGCCTCTCGATGTTCCTGGGCGGGCTGATTTTCTGGATCGCCGGCAAAAGCATCAACAAGGAAAGCAAGTGGCACAAATACATCGTTGAGAATTCCGAGACGATATGTGCCGGAGTGATCGCCGGCGGCGCTATTGCGGGCATTATCGTCATCCTGGTCGAGCAAGCCATCGGCGGCGGTGGCTGA